The following is a genomic window from Solanum lycopersicum chromosome 6, SLM_r2.1.
ACCAATTGCCACCTCATCAtcaaccaccaccaccaccacgaCCACCCATTATAATATACACCGTGTCCCCAAAGGTAATCCATGCAAACCCTAGTGAGTTCATGTCTTTAGTCCAACGACTCACCGGACCAAATTCCacgtcatcatcatcaatttCCTCATTtccttttcaagaaaatattagcGCGATATCTCCGGCTGCTAGGTTTGCTTCAATAGAGAATACAAGAACTACAAGAGGGAATATTAAGAGATCACAAATTACTAGTTGTGACATGGAAATGGTTAATCATGAAGAGATTGAGATAAGTAGAGAAATTGAAAGAAGCTGTAGTGGAGTTTTTCCTCAAGGTATTTTGTCACCAAATCCATCTTCTCTTCAACCTATATCATCAAATTTCTTCTCACCTCCATCAGCTGGATTTTTCCATGATTTAAGTCCTGAATTACATCATAATAGGAATTATTTTGAACATAGTAGTAATTATTTGCCTAGtccttcaaattttatttcaccTACCATAATTCTATCTCCAAGTACTCCTTCTTTTGACCTTTTCAATAACATCTTTGACCAATATAGAGAGAAATAGAAACATTCTCTTTAGAGAAGGATTTAAGATTTGTACTTTACGCGATGAGTTTGAAATTCTATCACATCACATTTGATTTGTTGAATTCGAAATTTACTTTTATCCTTATTTagtaattctttaaaaatatatatatataaaatataaattagtattaCTAAACCTGTTCTGATTGTGTTATACCCACTACTACTAGGAAGTTCTTTACCATTGTCGATAtgacaaattaaataatgtatCGTTTTTGGAAAGGAGAGTTTGTTGGGACTATAAATGATGTAGAAAAAGTAAGATGCATCTACTTCCCAGTCATGCGGACCCTTTTAATTAAAGTTTCGTTTATTTTTGTACACCACTTGTATAGACAACCTATTTTCAGAAAATGACTTTGGCAAGACTTTAATTTACTCTCTCTGTCCggtattatttatataattttagaatatctatttttttggtttaaaatatcaaagtaatgtaatttaatttaactttgaaaattagtcaaattgacttttgaaaagcGCAACATCACAAACAATACCGAAAGGAAAGAGCAGTACGCAATACATTTCCTAGTGGCTATATatgttcataaaataattttttatgtgatgGAGTGGTTATATGTTAATGATATCTGATAATTACTtacaaattgaatttaaaaatgagCTTTACAGAACTCTTAAGTATAAAAATGACATaaacctaaaataaaatttgtaatagaCTACAAAATCGAATCTCCACAAATCCACAGTGTTTTGAATGTGATGAAACTGGAATGATCTTGAAACAACAAGAAACATGCACACAACAATACAAGTATGTAACCTACCTAAACCTAAATCATCACAATCCAAGTAATTATTAGGAAGGTCAAGCATTTCTATCAAGCTTAATCAATTTTGACTTATTCAAATTCAGTGCGTTTTGCTTATTTGACATATAATCATATGGCCTTGTTAATCAGTATGCACTAATATTCAGTTTTATAAGTAAATTTGTAGTTTATCTTAGTATTTGCTTTcccttatatatattttttctctttctttaatGAGCATACTTAGTGAAAAGTAGAATCTAAAAATCATCTAAACCCTAAACTAATATTCttgatagaaaataatttttagtgacaataactaattaaacacattaataaagagtgtttaAGTCTTTATCGGCATTAGTTAAATATCTAAATTCAATGTTGCTAAAGGCTTTagagacatatacaaagaatgtTAATTATCGTTAAAAGATACACATTTAACGACAAGTAAACTATTTCCgttaatttatacaattacGTACCTGACTAAGTCATGATGAGTTGAACAATTGGTCAGCAACAAGCCAACGATAACTTTTCAGTGATTTGAAGAGAGTTGGTTGAATGTGGGCACCTTGATCTAGCCCATTGTACTCTTCTATTTGACAAAGTTTTTAGCCCATGTACCAAGGTGAAGCCCAATCTTATTCCATATGActatgattatattttattatgtatacattataatagatatattaaatagtgaatatattttatttcttcgtgtgtttatttttcaaattttaaatctcCTAAAACAATCCTGAATCCACCACTAATTGTAACTCTTCAACTTTAACTCAATCCTCTTATTTGATACTCCTAATTGTGGCGGTATGAATTCGTCATAATCACTCAAATATACCTTAGAGAACATTGATTTCGATCATGTTCATTTACaagttgaaaataaaactaattaaatggTACTTCTATGGATAATCACTCATAACATTTAttctacttttaaaaaaattcacttaacTTTATTAAACAACCTGTTTCGCCTAACTTCTAAAATCAGTTTATATTCAAAAAAGTATTCTTGGTGAGAAAATTCTTTTATActagtaaatttaaaaatatttttagcgtttgatcaaactttttaGAAGTTATTCTAAATTTCTAAATGTATTTCTCtcaaaaaagtataaataagcACGGTTGAAAAACATAAGCATTTATGACCCACAAAAATTTACCAAACTATTAAGCGTCAGAAAAATGGTAACATTTATCACTATCTATAGCCTagtgatatatatattattaattttgtttgcAGTGTTTGAATTAAATTGAGTTATTTGTCCTTATTTACCAGCCTAATTTATCCCATAGCGCAACACTATAGTGAGAGGATTTTTATCATCTGAGCAGCTTCTTCTTGTCACATTATAAAATATAGAGCCAGTTAAATAagaatatgatttatatatattaagaaatttttactttttagtgaacatgaaataaattaaaacgatacttattttatgaacatgaaataaattaaaacaatacttattttgaaaagaagCTGGAGAGTATTTGGAGGCAACCGGTGTTGACTTATTGCAA
Proteins encoded in this region:
- the LOC101249467 gene encoding protein MKS1-like — encoded protein: MDSSENSAGKSPKRELQGPRPTPLKLRKDSHKIKKPPVGPHQHHQLPPHHQPPPPPRPPIIIYTVSPKVIHANPSEFMSLVQRLTGPNSTSSSSISSFPFQENISAISPAARFASIENTRTTRGNIKRSQITSCDMEMVNHEEIEISREIERSCSGVFPQGILSPNPSSLQPISSNFFSPPSAGFFHDLSPELHHNRNYFEHSSNYLPSPSNFISPTIILSPSTPSFDLFNNIFDQYREK